Genomic segment of Caldanaerobius polysaccharolyticus DSM 13641:
CCTGCTACAATGGCTACGGTGGCCCCCACAGCAGCCCCCGAAGATATGCCAAGGACATAAGGATCTGCCATAGGATTTTTAAGCAGGCCCTGAAAACAAGCTCCCACTGTCGCCAGCGCCATCCCTACCATAGCCGCTTCTACAGCCCTGGGAAACCTTAGCGACAAAATTATCAGCCGGTCTGTCCTGTAAAGACCAGGTTCACTTATTGTCATAAATATTTTAAACAAGCGCGGCAAAGGGATCCTGACAGTACCTATGCAGGTGGAAGCAGCTACTGATAGCAATAGCACCAACACGAGCAAAAAGTATATTAACGCCCTTTTCATACTATTGTTTAAACGCATCGGGGTGCAAAGCCTTCGCCACCGTTTCAAGCCCTTGAACTATCCTGGGACCCGGCCGCAATATGATGTTGTCGTCGATGACAATTATTTTGCCATTTTTAACTGCATCCAGGTCTTTATACCCTTGCATATTGCTAAGGTCTTTTACATTGCCGGCATGAGATGAAGTGAGCAACACCTGGGGATTATCCTTAACCAATTTTTCCATGCTGTACTGAGCCCATCCCTTGACATCCGAAACCACATTAATGCCTCCAGCCATAGCGATTATCTCATCGATAAATGTGCCTTTGCCCGCTGTCCAGTTTTGCTGGCCAAATTGAACCGCATAATACGCCCTGACTTTATCGCTATTTTTAACCTTATCCGATATCTCCGAAACTTTGCTCTTCATCTGGGCGACCAATTTACTCGCTTGCTCATTTTTATCCACAATCTTACCTATAAGGCTGATGGAATCGTAAATCTGGTTAAAACTCTGGGCTTCGGTTATGACCACAGGTATACCCAATGATTGAATTTTTTGAACCTCGTCTTTTGTGACAGTTGTCCCCGCCAACACCACATCAGGCTT
This window contains:
- a CDS encoding ABC transporter substrate-binding protein, which gives rise to MFKKGLLWLLVLVLVIMGSISCAGNSTKTAVIKARPKASGQRVQHTVYPLKVTDFTGREVEIAKKPEKVVSLAPSNTEILFAIDAGDEIVGVTDFDDYPPEAKNIDKVGGFKGANVEAIASKKPDVVLAGTTVTKDEVQKIQSLGIPVVITEAQSFNQIYDSISLIGKIVDKNEQASKLVAQMKSKVSEISDKVKNSDKVRAYYAVQFGQQNWTAGKGTFIDEIIAMAGGINVVSDVKGWAQYSMEKLVKDNPQVLLTSSHAGNVKDLSNMQGYKDLDAVKNGKIIVIDDNIILRPGPRIVQGLETVAKALHPDAFKQ